GGTTTATATAAAACTATATTTATTAAAGATTGCTTTGACATTTTATTAGATTGATAAATAGTAATAATATTATTTCATTTTTTAATCAATGATAAATTTAAAATTGTTTTTTGTATAAAATTAATCTTATCAATTATCTATTAAATTTCTTTATTGTAAAAATGTCATTTCAAAAACATTAATATTTTTTTCTTTGTAAACATTATCAATTTTGAATTTTGATCCTATGTTAAAAATGATTTGTCATTCATTGTTAACTTTTAAAAAATTTTCTTGATGAGCTAATTGAAATCCTGAAACATAAGCTAAATTTTTAGAATCTTTTGAAACTTTGATTTTAAAGACAGTAGATTCTTTTAGTGGCGATTCTAATTTATCATGCTCAGTTAAATTCATTCCTATTGAAAAATCTTCTGCATGTTCTTTATTTAATGATGATGAAATAAAATCATATGAATAAATTTCTTTGCCTATACATTTGCTATAGTCATGTTTTCCATCTTTGTTAGTAGTTACAAATGGTTTTAATTGATCTCAAAATTCATTTTCCATGAATTCAACACCATGATAAGAAGTAAAAGATATTGGAGAAATTGAATTAAATATTGCATTTTCCGTATATTTGTAATCATTACCTCTAATTTTTATATTGTCTGGATCAGCAAAATTTGTTCACGGCATTGGAGCAAATTTTTTATCAACAATAGTTTCAACTACATCTTTTGATTATGCAAATAACATTTCAAAAATGATCTCAAAAAATTGAATATAAATTAATGACTTGTAAATTTGAATCACAATATAAATTAACTACTTTATTATTTGAGTTCACTTCAAAATCTTTTTCAGATAAAGTATTAAATCATTTTTAAAAATACGATTCAAAAATTTGATTTGCTCCATTGTTTATATTGTTATTAAAAAAGAAATCTAGTGAATTAGTTTTTTTAGAAAATTCATACAAATCAAAATAATCATTTTTGGTTAATTCATCATTTATTTCAGCTATATATATATATATATATTTAATTGTTGATTACTATTTTGTGAACAAGAAGTTAACATAAATATAATTTGATATTGAAATTATTACTAGATATAAAAGCAGAATTGAGATTATTAAATGTTTTTTAAGCATATTTTTAAATATTTTTCTATGTTTAACATATATAATAAATGCATAACATATAACTAAAAACTTTTAATAAAATTTTTTGTAAAATGAATTTTGTTTTTTCAATAAGCTAAAATGCAGTTAATTAAAATTTCTCCACGTGGTTTTTGTACAGGCGTAATAAATGCTTTTGCTATAACAAAAAATGTTGCTTTAAATAATCCAAACAAAAAAATTTATATGTTAGGATGATTGGTTCATAATGAGCATGTCGTTAAAGAAATGTTGGATTTAGGGGTAATTGTTTTAGATGATAAAATTAAAGATCGAAAATCATTGATTTTAGAGATAGATAATACTGATGAACCAATTGTAATTTTTTCTGCACACGGAACCGATCAAAAAGTTATTGATTTAGCAAAAAAAAGAAATTTACGAGTTATTGATCTTACTTGTGTGTATGTTACACAAACACATGATTTAATTAAAGAAAAACTGAACGAAGGTTACAATGTTTTTTATATTGGCGTTTCTAATCATCCAGAAACTATTTCAGCATTATCTATTGATGAAAAAATTATTTTATTAGAATCCGCAGAAGATGTAAATAAATTAAAATGTCCTGATAAAAAAATTTTTGTAACTAATCAAACAACAATTTCTATTTATGAATTTTATGATGTAATTAAAGCATTAAGATTGAAATATAAAAATATTGAATTTAAAAATGATATATGTAATGCTACTAATGAACGGCAAGATGCATTAATTAATGTTGTAAAAACTTTAGATTTAGTTATTGTTGTTGGCGATAGACGTTCTAATAATTCACTAAAATTAGTTGAAATAGGTAAAACGCATAATGTTGAATCACATTTAGTATCAAATATTAATGATTTATGTGATAATTGATTTATTGATAAACAAAAAGTTGGGATAACATCAGGTGCATCAACACCTGATAAAATAACCCAGAAAATTATTGATACAATAATACAAAGATATAATCCTGAAATTATTGAATAGTGTTATAGGTAAGAAATTTATTTATGGATTACAAGAAAACTTTAAATATACCTGAAACAGCTTTTGAAATGAAAGCTAATCTTAATCAAAAAGAGTTAGTTTTTCAAGAAAAATGATTAAAAACTAAGCTTTATGAGAATGTATTAGAATCATTTAAAAGTCGTGAAATGAAAATTTTGCATGATGGCCCACCGTATGCAAACGGCAATTTGCATGTTGGACATGCTTTAAATAAGATTTTAAAAGATTTTGTAATTAGATCTTGAATTCTATATGGCTATAATAGTCTATATATTCCAGGTTGAGATACTCATGGTTTGCCTATTGAACATGCTGTTAGTCAAAAAACAAAAAATTATAATTCCTTATCAACAATTGAAAAACGCAATCTGTGTTTAGAATATGCCAAAACTCAAATAAAAAATCAAAAAGAACAGTTTGCAAGATTTGGATTGTTAACTGATTTTGATAAATGTTATTACACATATGAACAAACATATGAAATAGATCAACTTAATGCATTTTTAACCATGGTTGAAAAAGATTTAATTTATCAAGATTTGAAACCTATATATTGATCATGATCTTCTAGAAGCGCATTAGCAGATGCAGAAGTAGAATATGCTGATGTAAAAGCCTCTAGCATTTATGTAAGTTTTAATGTTGTTGAATCAAATTCTCAAAAAATTCAAAATCAAACTAAATTGTTAATATGAACAACAACACCTTGAACTATTCCTGCTAATCAAGCTATTTGTGTAAATCCAAATTTTCAATATGTTTTAGTGCGAACAAATGAATTTGATTTTGTTATTGTTAAAGATCGATTAGATGATATTGCAAAAACATTGTCTTGAAATGATTATAAGATTTTAGATACAATCAATGGAACAGAGTTAAATGGCATTAAATATGTTCATCCTATGTATCCAAATCAATTTGGAATTGTTATATTGGGTGAGCATGTTAAAAATAACGATGGAACAGGATTAGTGCATTGTGCCCCAGGATTTGGTGCTGATGATTATAATGTTTGTAAAAAAAATAATATTAATGAAATGATTGTTCATCTAGATGATTCAGGAAAAATTAATAGTGATTTTCATGATGAAAAATTAAGAGAAATATTTTATCTCGATGCAAATAAAACGATATGTGATGTTTTAAAATCAACTAATAATTTACATTTTTACAATGAATTTGTTCATAGCGAACCTCATGATTGAAGAACCAAAAAACCAGTTATATATCGTGCAACAAAACAATGATTTATTAATATATCTAAAATTAAAAATAATTTAGAAAATAATATAAATACTATTAAATTTCAAAATGATCAAGACTATCAGAAATTATTAAATATGGTTACAAAGAGAACGGATTGATGTATTTCACGTCAACGTGTTTGAGGTGTTCCAATTCCAATTATTTTTGATGAAAATAAAAATCCTATTATGGATTTGGATTTAAT
This is a stretch of genomic DNA from Mycoplasmoides pirum ATCC 25960. It encodes these proteins:
- the ispH gene encoding 4-hydroxy-3-methylbut-2-enyl diphosphate reductase yields the protein MQLIKISPRGFCTGVINAFAITKNVALNNPNKKIYMLGWLVHNEHVVKEMLDLGVIVLDDKIKDRKSLILEIDNTDEPIVIFSAHGTDQKVIDLAKKRNLRVIDLTCVYVTQTHDLIKEKLNEGYNVFYIGVSNHPETISALSIDEKIILLESAEDVNKLKCPDKKIFVTNQTTISIYEFYDVIKALRLKYKNIEFKNDICNATNERQDALINVVKTLDLVIVVGDRRSNNSLKLVEIGKTHNVESHLVSNINDLCDNWFIDKQKVGITSGASTPDKITQKIIDTIIQRYNPEIIE
- a CDS encoding ADP-ribosyltransferase family protein, giving the protein MPWTNFADPDNIKIRGNDYKYTENAIFNSISPISFTSYHGVEFMENEFWDQLKPFVTTNKDGKHDYSKCIGKEIYSYDFISSSLNKEHAEDFSIGMNLTEHDKLESPLKESTVFKIKVSKDSKNLAYVSGFQLAHQENFLKVNNEWQIIFNIGSKFKIDNVYKEKNINVFEMTFLQ
- the ileS gene encoding isoleucine--tRNA ligase produces the protein MFMDYKKTLNIPETAFEMKANLNQKELVFQEKWLKTKLYENVLESFKSREMKILHDGPPYANGNLHVGHALNKILKDFVIRSWILYGYNSLYIPGWDTHGLPIEHAVSQKTKNYNSLSTIEKRNLCLEYAKTQIKNQKEQFARFGLLTDFDKCYYTYEQTYEIDQLNAFLTMVEKDLIYQDLKPIYWSWSSRSALADAEVEYADVKASSIYVSFNVVESNSQKIQNQTKLLIWTTTPWTIPANQAICVNPNFQYVLVRTNEFDFVIVKDRLDDIAKTLSWNDYKILDTINGTELNGIKYVHPMYPNQFGIVILGEHVKNNDGTGLVHCAPGFGADDYNVCKKNNINEMIVHLDDSGKINSDFHDEKLREIFYLDANKTICDVLKSTNNLHFYNEFVHSEPHDWRTKKPVIYRATKQWFINISKIKNNLENNINTIKFQNDQDYQKLLNMVTKRTDWCISRQRVWGVPIPIIFDENKNPIMDLDLIKNIIKKIEEHGSNSWFEKPVEFFLTEKYLNNKTYFKEQDIMDVWIDSGVSYNVLNHYNLKPQADIYLEGIDQYRGWFNSSLICSTIQNNIAPYKELFSHGITLDEKGHKMSKSIGNVVDPIKICNQYGADILRLWVCFVDYSEDNRIGDKILLQVSEQYRKIRNTLFRYILSNINDFDFQDFNKYDYSLADKIILAKVNSNLQEIDSLFKNHKFYLALKIINKQIIDLSTWYFDLIKDSLYCDEKNNPKRKAIQSVLNYIFCHYLMRLSIILPHTCEEAYQYYNLPNKSSSVFLDSLKNIEIIENSEIYLKDYEDFLKFKNLIYAEIEVLRDKKIINKNNEVSITLPKNLVDVNKVWFKHLKEWLNVAEIKINEKITEIQLSKTNFYRCERCWTHYEDSYFPTKELCLRCHKVLNLSS